Proteins encoded together in one Phyllostomus discolor isolate MPI-MPIP mPhyDis1 chromosome 6, mPhyDis1.pri.v3, whole genome shotgun sequence window:
- the LOC114499049 gene encoding olfactory receptor 1052-like, which translates to MAIENCTIFTDFILLGLSGRRDVQQGLFVLFLLVYGITVIANLGMVLLISMDPRFHMPMYYFLSNLSFCDVCYSSSVSPKMLADFLSQQKKIEYNLCVVQMFFFGVFADVDCVMLSVMAYDRYVAICNPLLYTVTMSRRVCIQLMATAYTAGFVVTTIITYCTTRLSFCKSNIINHFFCDLPPLLTLSTSDTTTTEIAMTIACSCIVGSSLITVFLSYSYIMTTILRMKSAAGRHKAFSTCASHLTAVAIFYGTLLFMYFQPSSSYSKDTDKVASVFYTVVIPMLNPLIYSLRNQDVKGALKKAVGTKLCTG; encoded by the coding sequence ATGGCCATTGAGAACTGCACCATTTTTACAGACTTCATACTCTTAGGACTCTCTGGCAGGCGGGATGTGCAGCAGGGGCTCTTTGTGCTCTTCCTGCTGGTTTATGGCATCACTGTGATTGCCAACCTAGGGATGGTCCTGCTGATCAGCATGGACCCCCGATTCCACATGCCTATGTATTATTTCCTGAGCAATCTGTCTTTCTGTGATGTCTGCtactcctcctctgtctcccccaaGATGCTGGCTGATTTCTTATCACAGCAAAAGAAGATTGAATATAATTTATGCGTGGTGCAGATgttcttttttggtgtttttgcAGATGTGGACTGTGTCATGCTGTCTGTCATGGCATATGACCGTTATGTAGCCATTTGTAATCCACTTCTGTATACTGTTACCATGTCCAGGAGAGTGTGCATCCAGCTCATGGCCACTGCCTACACTGCAGGTTTTGTGGTTACCACCATCATTACATATTGTACAACTCGACTGTCATTCTGCAAGTCCAATATCATCAatcattttttctgtgatttgCCACCCTTACTAACGCTCTCCACCTCAGACACAACCACCACTGAAATAGCAATGACCATTGCCTGTAGTTGTATTGTGGGGTCCAGCCTCATCACTGTCTTCCTTTCCTACAGCTATATCATGACTACCATCCTTCGCATGAAGTCAGCCGCAGGCAGACACaaagccttctctacctgtgCCTCCCACTTAACTGCAGTAGCTATATTCTATGGGACACTCCTTTTCATGTATTTCCAACCCAGTTCCAGTTACTCCAAGGACACTGACAAAGTGGCCTCTGTTTTCTACACAGTTGTCATCCCCATGTTAAACCCACTGATCTACAGTTTGAGGAATCAGGATGTGAAAGGTGCCCTGAAAAAAGCAGTTGGCACTAAATTGTGTACTGGGTGA
- the LOC114499051 gene encoding olfactory receptor 1020-like yields the protein MANENCTVLTDFILLGLSGRRDVQQGLFVLFLLVYSITVIANLGMVLLISMDPQLHKPMYYFLSNLSFSDVCYSSSVSPKMLADFFSQPKKIEYNLCMLQMFFFSVFADVDCVMLSVMAYDRYVAICNPLLYTVTMSRRVCIQLMATAYTAGFVVTTIITYCTTRLSFCKSNIINHFFCDLPPLLTLSTSDTTTIEIAMTISCSCIVGSSLITVLLSYSYIITTILLMKSAAGRHKAFSTCASHLTAVAIFYGTLFFIYFRPSSSYSMDTDKVASVFYTVVIPMLNPLIYSLRNQDVKGALKKVFGTKLCTG from the coding sequence ATGGCCAATGAGAACTGCACCGTGTTGACAGACTTCATACTCTTAGGACTCTCTGGCAGGCGGGATGTGCAGCAGGGACTCTTTGTGCTCTTTCTGCTGGTTTATAGCATCACTGTGATTGCCAACCTAGGGATGGTCCTGCTGATCAGCATGGACCCCCAACTACACAAGCCCATGTATTATTTCCTGAGCAATCTCTCATTCAGTGATGTCTGCtactcctcctctgtctcccccaaGATGCTGGCTGATTTCTTCTCTCAGCCAAAGAAGATTGAATATAATTTATGCATGCTACAGATgttcttttttagtgtttttgcAGATGTGGACTGTGTCATGCTGTCTGTCATGGCGTATGACCGTTATGTAGCCATTTGTAATCCACTTCTGTATACTGTTACCATGTCCAGGAGAGTGTGCATCCAGCTCATGGCCACTGCCTACACTGCAGGTTTTGTGGTTACCACCATCATTACATATTGCACAACTCGACTGTCATTCTGCAAGTCCAATATCATCAatcattttttctgtgatttgCCACCCTTACTAACCCTCTCCACCTCAGACACAACCACCATTGAAATAGCAATGACCATTTCCTGTAGTTGTATTGTGGGGTCCAGCCTCATCACTGTCCTCCTTTCCTACAGCTACATCATCACTACCATCCTTCTCATGAAGTCAGCCGCAGGCAGACACaaagccttctctacctgtgCCTCCCACTTAACTGCTGTGGCTATATTTTATGGGAcactctttttcatttatttccgaCCTAGTTCCAGTTACTCCATGGATACTGACAAAGTAGCCTCTGTTTTCTACACAGTTGTCATCCCCATGTTAAACCCACTGATCTACAGTTTGAGGAATCAGGATGTGAAAGGTGCCCTGAAAAAAGTATTTGGCACTAAATTGTGCACTGGGTGA